A part of Prosthecobacter sp. SYSU 5D2 genomic DNA contains:
- the hisB gene encoding imidazoleglycerol-phosphate dehydratase HisB, whose translation MPRTANQHRKTAETDIQIELNVDGSGLSTIDTGVPFFDHMLTLFTKHGLFDLKVKVVGDVDVDYHHTVEDTGIVLGQCFREALGNKAGIVRYGFFLLPMDETLAEVAMDLSSRPFLSYHAPEKMEAIGGRAGVFSYQLVEEFLRAFSSALMCTLHVEIKRGRDSHHMAEAIFKGLARALDAATQKDPRVVGIPSTKDVL comes from the coding sequence ATGCCCCGCACCGCCAACCAGCACCGCAAAACCGCCGAAACGGACATCCAGATTGAGCTCAATGTGGACGGCTCCGGCCTTTCCACCATTGATACCGGCGTGCCGTTCTTTGACCACATGCTGACGCTGTTCACCAAGCACGGCCTTTTTGACCTGAAGGTGAAAGTCGTTGGCGATGTGGATGTGGACTACCACCACACGGTGGAGGATACGGGCATCGTGCTTGGCCAGTGCTTCCGCGAAGCGCTGGGAAACAAGGCTGGCATTGTGCGCTACGGTTTCTTTCTCCTGCCCATGGATGAGACCCTGGCAGAGGTGGCCATGGATCTCAGCAGTCGCCCTTTCCTGAGCTATCACGCGCCGGAAAAGATGGAGGCCATCGGTGGTCGTGCCGGGGTATTCAGCTACCAGCTGGTGGAGGAGTTCCTACGCGCCTTTTCCAGCGCCCTGATGTGTACACTGCATGTTGAAATCAAACGCGGTCGGGATTCCCATCACATGGCGGAGGCCATCTTCAAGGGCCTGGCCCGTGCGCTCGACGCCGCCACTCAAAAAGACCCAAGAGTGGTCGGCATTCCCAGCACCAAGGACGTATTGTAA
- a CDS encoding sialidase family protein has product MNCGPIIALVCFTASLLGEVPVLEKTALWTSGQDGYHTYRIPSLLVTGKGSVLAFCEGRKTGSGDHGDVDLIMKRSTDGGRTWSPHFIVHEEGREAKITIGNPCPVVDAETGTIWLPFNRDNKAVFITSSSDDGLTWSTPLDISASTMKPDWTWVATGPGIGIQLKNGPHIGRLVIPSDHKRQTPSGEAEMNSHMMFSDDGGQTWQISSPIQAGGNECQVIERADGSLLVNTRMQGDFKGHRGIATSQDGGLTWTDIRQEPQLPCPRCQGSLLDAGVGTLIFSNPDPGASLAGKEKGPRINLTVRLSRDEGASWPVARLLHEGPAAYSSLARLPDGTVFCLYECGEKTFRETLTLARFDLNWLTSEP; this is encoded by the coding sequence ATGAATTGCGGGCCAATTATAGCCCTTGTTTGTTTCACCGCATCTCTGCTGGGGGAGGTGCCGGTGTTGGAAAAAACGGCGCTTTGGACTTCGGGTCAGGACGGTTATCATACCTACCGTATTCCTTCGCTGTTGGTGACAGGGAAGGGGAGTGTGCTGGCCTTTTGTGAAGGACGTAAAACCGGCTCCGGTGACCATGGGGATGTGGACCTGATCATGAAACGCAGCACTGATGGCGGCCGCACCTGGTCACCACACTTCATCGTTCATGAAGAAGGTCGGGAAGCGAAGATTACCATCGGTAATCCATGCCCCGTGGTGGATGCAGAAACGGGCACGATCTGGCTGCCATTCAACCGGGATAACAAAGCTGTCTTCATCACCTCCAGCAGCGATGACGGTCTGACCTGGAGCACTCCGCTTGATATCAGTGCCAGCACCATGAAGCCGGACTGGACCTGGGTGGCCACGGGGCCGGGCATCGGCATCCAGTTGAAAAACGGTCCGCACATAGGCAGGCTGGTTATCCCTTCGGACCACAAAAGGCAGACACCATCTGGCGAGGCGGAGATGAATTCTCACATGATGTTTAGCGATGATGGAGGCCAGACATGGCAGATCAGCAGCCCCATCCAGGCCGGTGGCAATGAATGCCAGGTCATTGAGCGGGCGGACGGCTCGCTGCTGGTCAATACCCGGATGCAGGGGGACTTTAAAGGTCATCGCGGCATTGCCACCAGTCAGGATGGCGGGTTAACCTGGACGGACATCCGGCAGGAGCCGCAGCTTCCTTGTCCGCGCTGCCAGGGCAGCTTGCTGGATGCCGGTGTGGGCACTCTGATTTTCAGCAATCCCGATCCTGGCGCGTCATTGGCAGGCAAAGAAAAAGGCCCGCGCATCAATCTCACCGTCCGCCTCAGCCGTGATGAAGGGGCCTCCTGGCCCGTGGCAAGACTGCTGCACGAGGGACCTGCTGCTTACTCCAGCCTGGCCCGTTTGCCGGATGGCACCGTTTTTTGCCTCTATGAATGCGGAGAAAAGACCTTCCGGGAAACGCTGACGCTTGCCCGTTTTGATCTCAACTGGCTGACCTCAGAGCCGTAA
- the hisH gene encoding imidazole glycerol phosphate synthase subunit HisH, translating into MNLGVLDYGAGNLRSVLNAFTAIGKEAKLVTEPQGFDGLDVLVFPGQGAFGDSVRILKERQLWDPLKQWLKDEKPYLGFCLGYQLLFESSEESPGVEGLGVAPGIVRKFLPEHGLKIPHMGWNQVHWEERGAQWWQGLPNPSHLYYVHSYYPDVADESLALCRTTYGGEFIAGICKDNLMAVQFHPEKSQDIGLNLLRNAVDVFA; encoded by the coding sequence ATGAATCTAGGCGTGCTCGACTACGGCGCTGGCAATCTGCGCAGCGTCCTCAATGCTTTTACAGCCATCGGCAAGGAAGCCAAACTGGTCACCGAACCACAGGGCTTCGATGGCCTGGACGTGCTCGTCTTCCCAGGCCAGGGGGCCTTTGGTGACAGCGTCCGCATCCTCAAAGAGCGCCAGCTTTGGGATCCGCTGAAGCAATGGCTGAAGGATGAAAAGCCTTACTTGGGGTTCTGCCTCGGCTACCAGCTTCTCTTTGAATCCAGCGAGGAATCCCCCGGCGTGGAAGGCCTGGGAGTGGCCCCTGGGATCGTGCGCAAGTTCCTGCCAGAGCATGGACTGAAAATCCCGCACATGGGCTGGAACCAGGTGCACTGGGAGGAACGCGGAGCCCAATGGTGGCAGGGCCTGCCCAACCCCTCTCACCTCTATTACGTGCACAGTTACTACCCTGATGTGGCCGACGAATCACTCGCCCTCTGCCGGACTACATACGGGGGTGAATTTATCGCGGGCATATGCAAAGACAACCTCATGGCTGTGCAGTTCCACCCGGAAAAGAGCCAGGACATCGGCCTGAATCTGCTGCGCAATGCAGTGGACGTTTTCGCCTAA
- a CDS encoding sulfatase translates to MMKRILFLCFAWLLTHPLTAAAATRPDILFIVVDDLNDWISLLDPEAPISTPNLQRLAARGVSFSRAYAASPACNPSRTSALTGISPATSGVYGNKTDWRLALPDAVTLPRHFMNHGYRVEGAGKIFHHHLAGAYHDAASFHHFLDMPWPPDDPMPPAKLNGLPDYGTANTDWGSWPKNGSDALDVRSVDWCISRLQQSRKGPLFLACGLFRPHMPFFVPPAWLERHPAGDQVRMPEVKADDLDDIPAGGRKLMANAERFYKGLMDGEKVVPGSWREAVRCYQASARFADAQIGRLLDALDATEASKDTVIVLWSDHGYQLGEKECWEKFTLWEKATRVPFIIVAPKLARAGRVCDRPVTLLDLYPTLVDICGLPAPAGLEGVSLLPLLKDPTVAWERPAVMTFMCGNHAVRSERWRYIRYADGTEELYDHAEDPHEWRNVAGDAVHQPVIEDLKKWLPKTNAAAAPDKKEPR, encoded by the coding sequence ATGATGAAGCGCATCTTATTCCTTTGTTTCGCGTGGCTGCTGACGCACCCGCTGACGGCTGCCGCAGCCACCAGGCCGGATATTCTCTTCATTGTGGTGGATGATTTAAATGACTGGATCAGCCTGCTGGATCCTGAGGCTCCCATTTCCACACCGAACCTTCAGCGCCTGGCGGCGCGCGGGGTGTCTTTTTCCCGCGCCTATGCGGCTTCACCTGCCTGCAACCCCTCGCGCACTTCTGCCCTGACCGGCATCTCCCCGGCCACTTCAGGAGTGTATGGAAACAAAACGGACTGGCGCCTGGCACTGCCGGATGCAGTCACTCTTCCGCGCCATTTCATGAATCACGGCTATCGCGTGGAGGGGGCGGGAAAAATTTTTCATCATCATCTGGCAGGGGCCTATCATGATGCGGCATCGTTTCACCATTTTTTGGACATGCCCTGGCCGCCGGATGATCCCATGCCACCAGCCAAGCTGAACGGCCTGCCAGACTACGGCACAGCCAATACCGACTGGGGCTCGTGGCCCAAAAACGGGTCGGATGCGCTGGATGTGCGCAGCGTGGACTGGTGCATCTCCAGGCTGCAACAATCCCGCAAAGGCCCCCTTTTCCTGGCCTGCGGACTGTTCCGCCCACACATGCCTTTTTTCGTACCGCCAGCCTGGCTGGAAAGGCATCCTGCGGGTGACCAGGTCAGAATGCCGGAAGTAAAGGCCGATGATCTGGATGACATCCCTGCCGGAGGGCGCAAGCTGATGGCCAATGCAGAGCGGTTTTACAAAGGCCTGATGGATGGCGAAAAAGTGGTTCCCGGCAGTTGGCGGGAAGCGGTGCGCTGCTATCAGGCCAGCGCCCGTTTTGCCGATGCCCAGATCGGACGTTTGCTGGATGCTTTGGATGCAACCGAAGCCAGCAAGGACACCGTCATCGTACTGTGGTCTGATCATGGCTATCAGCTTGGGGAGAAGGAATGCTGGGAAAAGTTTACCCTCTGGGAGAAGGCCACACGGGTGCCCTTCATCATCGTCGCTCCGAAGCTGGCCAGAGCAGGAAGGGTCTGCGACCGGCCTGTGACTCTGCTGGATCTCTACCCCACGCTGGTGGACATCTGCGGCCTGCCTGCACCTGCCGGGCTTGAAGGCGTGAGCCTGCTGCCATTGTTGAAAGATCCCACTGTCGCCTGGGAGCGCCCGGCGGTGATGACCTTTATGTGTGGCAACCATGCCGTGCGCTCGGAGCGCTGGCGCTACATCCGGTATGCAGATGGCACGGAGGAGCTCTACGATCATGCGGAGGATCCCCATGAATGGCGGAACGTGGCCGGTGATGCAGTTCATCAGCCGGTCATTGAAGATCTGAAAAAGTGGCTGCCAAAGACCAATGCCGCCGCCGCGCCTGACAAAAAGGAACCCAGGTAA
- a CDS encoding class I SAM-dependent methyltransferase → MIIEEMQNYYGQRASVYDSSMGYDDEGKVRILLPIIEHVREALRGRHVLEIACGPGFWTQFASETAASVVATDYNQSTLDEALKKRFPFDRVSFMQADAYHLDLIPGVFDGILSVDWLAHVPLSKITEFLSGAIGRVGFGSPIVFVDQLPGEHSLTREFDTEGNHIQKRTLPDGSMFRVIKHFFSDDQITDLFSGFVGYLSIRRFPECRRLIVTFIPT, encoded by the coding sequence ATGATCATCGAAGAGATGCAGAACTACTACGGACAAAGAGCGTCCGTGTATGATTCGTCGATGGGATACGACGATGAGGGGAAGGTTCGCATTCTCCTTCCGATCATAGAGCACGTCCGCGAAGCCTTGCGCGGAAGACACGTCTTGGAGATCGCTTGCGGACCAGGTTTCTGGACTCAATTCGCATCTGAGACAGCGGCCTCAGTCGTCGCAACTGACTACAACCAATCGACGCTCGATGAGGCTTTGAAGAAGAGATTTCCCTTTGACCGTGTATCCTTTATGCAGGCGGACGCATACCATCTAGACCTTATCCCGGGAGTTTTTGACGGCATTCTTTCCGTTGACTGGTTGGCGCATGTCCCCCTTTCCAAGATAACGGAATTTCTTTCTGGAGCGATCGGTCGAGTTGGTTTCGGCTCGCCAATTGTGTTTGTTGATCAGCTTCCGGGTGAACACTCGCTAACAAGAGAATTCGACACAGAAGGAAATCATATTCAGAAGAGGACGCTACCTGATGGGTCAATGTTCAGGGTGATTAAGCACTTTTTTAGCGACGATCAGATCACCGACCTGTTTTCTGGTTTCGTAGGATATTTGAGTATCCGGCGATTTCCTGAATGTCGGCGTCTCATTGTGACCTTCATACCAACATGA
- a CDS encoding sulfatase translates to MRHFLLLLLFASAAWQTLPAVRPNVLFISVDDMNDWINCLGGYAGKVHTPNLDRLAARGTLFTNAHCASPKCAPSRTALMTGLMPSSTGLYDNGHWWYPNMPEAVTLPMHFRNQGYKTVGAGKIHHHTAGSNPPHQWDEFQPLVFRDDPWFRTDKRNYPWSESGPNPPDFPFGGVKKLGHENDWGSLPLAEEALDDVRTVDAALAHLKAESDKPFFIACGLFRPHLPWYVPQAYFDMYKLDEIVLPAVFTADLDDLPKPASKLAADRRQDFEQIKKAGKWREAVRAYLACISFADAQIGRLLNALDEGPHAADTIIVLWSDHGWHLGEKQHWHKSTLWERATRVPLIISAPGFSPGRCARPVNLIDLYPTLSELCQLPVVDGLDGISLAPLLRNPESVRERPSVTEFLEGNAAVRDERYRYIRYHDGSEELYDHQTDPHEWHNRADDPEMAAIKAGLLKWLPQSWAAAAPGKKAFVFDPVSHSWTEKASGRVFNPTDHKP, encoded by the coding sequence ATGCGCCATTTCCTGTTACTCCTGCTTTTTGCATCCGCTGCCTGGCAGACTTTGCCTGCGGTGCGGCCTAACGTACTATTCATCTCTGTGGATGACATGAATGACTGGATCAACTGCCTGGGCGGATATGCGGGAAAGGTCCATACGCCCAATCTGGACCGTCTGGCTGCACGCGGTACGCTGTTTACGAATGCGCACTGTGCATCGCCCAAGTGCGCCCCCTCCCGCACGGCGCTGATGACTGGACTAATGCCCTCCTCCACCGGCCTTTATGACAATGGCCACTGGTGGTATCCCAATATGCCTGAGGCGGTGACCCTGCCCATGCATTTCCGCAATCAAGGATACAAGACTGTCGGAGCGGGGAAAATCCATCATCATACAGCCGGGTCCAATCCGCCTCATCAGTGGGATGAATTTCAGCCGCTGGTGTTTCGCGATGACCCCTGGTTCCGCACTGACAAGCGCAATTACCCTTGGTCTGAAAGCGGGCCGAATCCTCCGGACTTTCCCTTTGGCGGCGTCAAAAAGCTGGGGCATGAAAACGACTGGGGCTCTCTGCCTTTGGCCGAGGAGGCTCTCGATGATGTCCGCACGGTGGATGCCGCTCTGGCTCATTTGAAAGCGGAAAGTGACAAACCGTTTTTCATTGCCTGCGGTCTCTTCCGTCCGCATCTGCCCTGGTATGTTCCGCAGGCTTATTTCGACATGTACAAGCTGGATGAGATCGTCCTGCCGGCAGTCTTTACAGCAGATCTTGATGACCTCCCCAAACCGGCGAGCAAGCTCGCTGCGGACCGCCGCCAGGATTTTGAGCAGATCAAAAAGGCCGGCAAATGGCGCGAAGCCGTGCGTGCCTATCTGGCCTGCATCAGTTTTGCCGATGCGCAGATCGGACGCTTGCTGAATGCCCTGGATGAGGGGCCGCATGCGGCGGATACAATTATTGTGCTATGGTCGGATCACGGCTGGCATCTGGGGGAGAAGCAGCACTGGCACAAATCCACCTTATGGGAGCGCGCCACGCGTGTGCCCCTCATCATTTCCGCGCCCGGGTTTTCCCCAGGTCGCTGCGCCAGACCCGTGAACCTGATTGATCTCTATCCTACTTTGAGTGAGCTCTGCCAGCTTCCTGTGGTGGACGGCCTGGATGGCATCAGCCTGGCACCCTTGCTGCGCAATCCTGAATCTGTACGGGAGCGTCCAAGTGTGACTGAATTTTTGGAAGGCAATGCGGCGGTGCGGGACGAACGGTATCGCTATATCCGTTATCATGATGGCAGTGAGGAACTTTACGACCACCAGACGGATCCTCACGAATGGCATAACCGCGCTGATGACCCGGAGATGGCCGCCATCAAAGCCGGTCTGCTCAAATGGCTGCCGCAGAGCTGGGCGGCCGCTGCGCCTGGAAAGAAAGCCTTTGTGTTTGACCCCGTCAGCCATTCTTGGACCGAGAAGGCCAGCGGACGTGTTTTTAATCCAACAGATCATAAGCCATGA
- a CDS encoding MoxR family ATPase, whose protein sequence is MTSFQTLFTRLKTELQKSIVGYDVLLGDVLVAIFSGGHVLLEGVPGLGKTFLVRTLSQVIGLEPGRVQCTPDLMPADILGTHIVNENEQGRRMMFFEKGPVFKNLLLVDEINRATPKTQAALLEVMQERCVTTGGERHMLPEPFFVLATQNPMEMEGTYPLPEAQLDRFMFKIKVPFPDLDSLVEISRRTTGFQEPTLESILTGPDLMKLQRELAETPVAEPVARYASQLILGTHPETPGVLPEIQRFVSYGASPRGLQSLIRGARVWAAVQGSTAVSTDDIRAIAHVSLRHRIILNFEGEAQQIRVDDLITKVLDQVKTPAQQAA, encoded by the coding sequence ATGACCTCCTTCCAGACCCTCTTCACCCGCCTCAAGACGGAACTGCAAAAATCCATTGTGGGTTATGACGTGCTGCTGGGGGATGTCCTGGTGGCCATCTTTTCAGGCGGGCATGTGCTGCTGGAGGGCGTGCCGGGGCTTGGCAAAACCTTTCTGGTGCGCACGCTTTCCCAGGTCATCGGCCTGGAGCCGGGCCGGGTGCAATGTACCCCGGACCTGATGCCGGCGGACATTCTGGGCACCCACATCGTGAATGAAAACGAGCAGGGCCGGCGGATGATGTTTTTTGAAAAGGGGCCGGTTTTTAAAAACCTGCTGCTGGTGGACGAGATCAACCGCGCAACACCAAAAACCCAGGCCGCCCTGCTGGAAGTGATGCAGGAACGCTGCGTGACGACCGGCGGCGAGCGCCACATGCTGCCCGAGCCCTTCTTTGTCCTGGCCACACAAAACCCCATGGAAATGGAAGGCACCTATCCCCTGCCCGAGGCGCAGCTGGACCGTTTCATGTTCAAGATCAAGGTCCCCTTCCCGGACCTGGATTCCCTGGTGGAAATCTCCCGCCGCACGACAGGCTTTCAGGAACCCACCCTGGAATCCATCCTGACCGGTCCCGACCTGATGAAGCTCCAGCGTGAGCTGGCCGAAACGCCCGTGGCGGAGCCCGTCGCCCGTTACGCCTCCCAGCTCATCCTCGGCACCCATCCGGAGACTCCCGGCGTGCTGCCGGAGATCCAGCGTTTCGTCTCTTACGGAGCCAGTCCGCGCGGCCTACAGAGCCTCATCCGCGGTGCCCGCGTCTGGGCCGCCGTGCAGGGCAGCACCGCCGTCTCCACCGATGACATCCGCGCCATCGCCCATGTGTCGCTGAGGCACCGCATCATCCTGAATTTCGAAGGCGAGGCCCAGCAGATCCGGGTGGACGACCTCATTACCAAGGTGCTGGACCAGGTGAAAACACCCGCCCAGCAGGCTGCGTAA
- a CDS encoding right-handed parallel beta-helix repeat-containing protein, which translates to MKPLLFHFAFIAFHLSLSSAAGPAPQDPRQAAIGFELRVPAPGPDTLADSILQEAIDKVASAGGGVVLLGAGDFKLSRHADDETVVIKSNVTLRGQGYSTHIYLDPTTPPHDLRYFPMRIGTSAIPAHNVVIEHLRYTGNDKAIGGGSIMGFNARLDEKESLLLSCDNITVRHCWIYDAKQAAGCTKAATAMYLVKHVISPEEAKAAAGDTEQVRTGYFDADRMACQFKNWQVHNNYIETCGNKAVELAECNGGLIADNHIVNVVDGPQVIFGSRNVQIRDNLVHFIRTGINITEGSHHIRVSGNHVEPMPDLVRGNTLPCLIFRTEPLPLHSKITDVVVTGNIFRNQNTKTKCAVRFVTRPEALSCVYEGIVLSGNVFDGDVQFYDLRTAGRTTIRDILFADNVCEGAVLSEPQEEMASSHIVIRDNLLRQPGNQTLKASNWIWTGNTHVNGSLEIALGAKSNIIRDNVTGSPVTDKGTDTILTANIVMKKAEAP; encoded by the coding sequence ATGAAACCTCTCCTTTTCCATTTCGCCTTCATTGCCTTTCATCTCAGCCTGTCATCTGCGGCAGGTCCTGCTCCACAGGATCCACGACAGGCTGCCATCGGATTTGAACTCCGGGTTCCCGCTCCAGGCCCCGATACCCTCGCCGATTCCATTCTTCAGGAGGCGATTGACAAGGTCGCTTCGGCAGGAGGTGGAGTCGTTTTGCTCGGGGCAGGGGACTTCAAGCTTTCCCGTCATGCCGATGACGAAACGGTGGTGATCAAGAGCAACGTCACCTTGCGTGGCCAGGGATACTCCACTCACATCTATCTGGACCCCACCACTCCGCCACATGACCTGCGATACTTCCCCATGCGGATCGGCACGTCGGCAATTCCCGCGCATAATGTCGTGATCGAGCACCTGCGTTATACCGGCAATGACAAGGCCATCGGTGGCGGTTCCATCATGGGCTTTAATGCACGTCTGGATGAGAAGGAGTCGCTGCTGCTTTCATGCGATAACATCACGGTCCGTCACTGCTGGATCTATGATGCCAAACAGGCAGCGGGCTGCACCAAGGCGGCAACGGCGATGTACCTGGTCAAGCATGTCATCAGCCCTGAGGAAGCAAAAGCGGCAGCGGGCGACACCGAGCAAGTTCGAACGGGTTACTTTGATGCCGACCGTATGGCCTGCCAGTTCAAGAACTGGCAGGTGCATAACAACTACATCGAGACCTGTGGAAACAAGGCGGTCGAACTCGCCGAATGCAACGGCGGACTCATCGCGGACAACCACATCGTCAATGTGGTGGATGGGCCCCAGGTGATCTTCGGCAGCCGCAATGTTCAGATTCGCGACAACCTTGTTCACTTCATCAGAACCGGCATCAATATTACCGAAGGTTCACATCACATCCGAGTCAGCGGCAATCATGTTGAGCCGATGCCGGATCTGGTGAGAGGCAATACGTTGCCTTGTCTGATTTTCCGGACCGAGCCGCTACCCCTGCACTCTAAAATTACCGATGTGGTGGTCACTGGAAACATCTTCCGCAATCAAAACACCAAGACTAAATGCGCGGTGCGTTTCGTGACACGTCCTGAAGCGCTTTCCTGTGTGTATGAGGGCATTGTTCTCTCCGGCAATGTCTTCGATGGGGATGTTCAGTTTTACGACTTGCGCACCGCTGGCAGGACCACCATCCGGGACATCCTCTTTGCGGACAATGTCTGCGAAGGGGCAGTGCTCTCCGAACCCCAGGAAGAGATGGCTTCAAGCCATATCGTGATACGGGACAATTTGCTGCGCCAGCCAGGAAACCAGACCCTAAAAGCAAGCAACTGGATTTGGACCGGCAACACTCATGTCAATGGCTCACTTGAAATTGCCCTTGGTGCCAAGTCTAACATCATCCGTGACAACGTGACGGGTTCTCCTGTTACAGACAAAGGCACGGACACCATTCTGACTGCCAACATCGTGATGAAGAAGGCTGAAGCTCCATGA